The Brachyspira hyodysenteriae ATCC 27164 sequence ATTTTAATATAATTTAGTTTTACAAAATAATAAATATATTAGAAAATAATAAGTCTAGAATAAAATACATACTCAATTAGTTTATTTATAAAATTTAATATCTATATTTTATTATAGTCTATGCAAATATGAAATAAAAAAATATTTTTAGAACATAAAATATATGCTGAATGATTTTATATATTGACTTTTTTTATATTTTTATATAATCTACTTCAATGATTAAATACTATATTTTTTTAATAATGATAACAGTAAATACTCTATACCCCTTAGTTATAGTAGAAGAGAAATTAAATAAGAAGAGTATGTACCTTTGGCAGAATTTAGAGTACACTCTAACATATACAGGAGATGCTGATAAATTCAAACCTGAAGGTATTAATACAAATGCTATAAGCGATTTTGAAGTGCTTAATGAAAGAGTAGAAATAGAAACTATTCATAAAGACAATGAAATTCCAACTATGAATTATAAAATAATATATACTATGAAGCCTTTAAGAAATGGCAAATTAAAAATACCTGAGTTGGAAGCAAGATATTATAATGTAGAAAGAGGAAACAGTTTAGTACCTAAAGAACAGATGATAGATGAACATAATATAAGAGTATTCAGTTCATGGTTCCTATTAATAATGATAGGACAGTGGATTGTAATAATACTTATAGCACTTTTAATTTATAAGTTCATAAAAGATCAGCATAAATTAAATAAAAAGAACTTTGCAAATAAACAAACATCATAATTTTAATATATATACAAAGAACTATGAGGAATAACATATGACAGATAATATCAATAACAGTGAAAATTCAAATGAAATAAGCAGTGAAATAGCTAATGCCAGCAAGGATTTACAAGCCATATCAGAAGCTTCAAAAATGGCTCTTGATGTTGTAAATGCTATAAAAAATGAAATAAAAAAAGTAATTATCGGACAGGAAAACATGCTCGATAAACTTCTATTAGGAATTATATGTGATGGGCATGTATTGTTAGAAGGAGTACCTGGACTTGCAAAAACATTAACTGTAAAATCATTGGCAAGCACAATAGATGCAAGTTACAAAAGAATACAGTTTACACCAGATTTGCTTCCTGCTGATATAGTTGGTACTGAAATTTATGACATAAAAAATTCAGTATTTCTTCCTAAACAAGGACCTATATTTTCTAATATAATATTGGCGGATGAGATAAACCGTTCGCCTGCTAAAGTACAGTCAGCACTTTTAGAGGCAATGGGAGAACATCAGGTTACTATAGGAGATAAAACATACAGACTTC is a genomic window containing:
- a CDS encoding BatD family protein, coding for MITVNTLYPLVIVEEKLNKKSMYLWQNLEYTLTYTGDADKFKPEGINTNAISDFEVLNERVEIETIHKDNEIPTMNYKIIYTMKPLRNGKLKIPELEARYYNVERGNSLVPKEQMIDEHNIRVFSSWFLLIMIGQWIVIILIALLIYKFIKDQHKLNKKNFANKQTS